One segment of Panicum virgatum strain AP13 chromosome 3K, P.virgatum_v5, whole genome shotgun sequence DNA contains the following:
- the LOC120699130 gene encoding trans-cinnamate 4-monooxygenase: protein MDLVLLEKALLGLFAAAVLAIAVAKLTGKRLRLPPGPAGAPVVGNWLQVGDDLNHRNLMDLAKRFGDIFLLRMGVRNLVVVSTPELAKEVLHTQGVEFGSRTRNVVFDIFTGKGQDMVFTVYGDHWRKMRRIMTVPFFTNKVVVQNRAGWEEEARLVVEDVRRDPRAAAEGVVIRKRLQLMMYNDMFRIMFDRRFESEQDSLFNKLKALNAERSRLSQSFEYNYGDFIPVLRPFLRGYLNRCHDLKTRRMKVFEDNFVQERKKVMAQTGEIRCAMDHILEAERKGEINHDNVLYIVENINVAAIETTLWSIEWGIAELVNHPTIQSKLREEITSVLGAGVAVTEPDLERLPYLQAVVKETLRLRMAIPLLVPHMNLNDGKLHGYDIPAESKILVNAWFLANDPKRWVKPEEFRPERFLEEEKAVEAHGNDFRFVPFGVGRRSCPGIILALPIIGITLGRLVQNFQLLPPPGQDKVDTTEKPGQFSNQIAKHATIVCKPLEA, encoded by the exons ATGGACCTCGTCCTCCTGGAGAAGGCCCTTCTGGGCCtgttcgcggcggcggtgctggccaTCGCCGTGGCGAAGCTGACGGGGAAGCGGCTCCGCCTGCCCCccggccccgccggcgcccccgtgGTGGGCAACTGGCTGCAGGTCGGCGACGACCTGAACCACCGCAACCTGATGGACCTGGCGAAGCGGTTCGGCgacatcttcctcctccgcatGGGCGTGCGCAACCTGGTGGTGGTGTCCACGCCCGAGCTCGCCAAGGAGGTGCTCCACACGCAGGGCGTGGAGTTCGGCTCCCGCACCCGCAACGTCGTCTTCGACATCTTCACCGGCAAGGGCCAGGACATGGTGTTCACCGTCTACGGCGACCACTGGCGCAAGATGCGGCGCATCATGACCGTCCCCTTCTTCACCAACAAGGTGGTGGTGCAGAACCGCGCCgggtgggaggaggaggcccgccTCGTGGTGGAGGACGTGCGGAGGGaccccagggccgccgccgagggcgtCGTCATCCGCAAACGCCTCCAGCTCATGATGTACAACGACATGTTCCGCATCATGTTCGACCGCCGCTTCGAGAGCGAGCAGGACTCGCTCTTCAACAAGCTCAAGGCGCTCAACGCCGAGCGCAGCCGCCTCTCCCAGAGCTTCGAGTACAACTACGGCGACTTCATCCCCGTCCTCCGCCCCTTCCTCCGCGGCTACCTCAACCGATGCCACGACCTCAAGACCCGGCGCATGAAGGTCTTCGAGGACAACTTCGTCCAGGAGCGCAA GAAGGTGATGGCGCAGACTGGCGAGATCCGGTGCGCCATGGACCACATCCTCGAGGCCGAGAGGAAGGGCGAGATCAACCACGACAACGTCCTCTACATCGTTGAGAACATCAACGTGGCAG CGATCGAGACTACCTTGTGGTCGATCGAGTGGGGCATCGCTGAGCTGGTGAACCACCCAACGATCCAGTCCAAGCTCCGGGAGGAGATCACCTCCGTGTTGGGTGCCGGCGTGGCGGTGACGGAGCCGGACCTGGAGCGCCTGCCCTACCTGCAGGCCGTGGTCAAGGAGACCCTCCGCCTCCGCATGGCCATCCCGCTGCTGGTCCCGCACATGAACCTCAACGACGGCAAGCTCCACGGCTACGACATCCCCGCCGAGTCTAAGATCCTCGTCAACGCGTGGTTCCTCGCCAACGACCCCAAGCGGTGGGTGAAGCCCGAGGAATTCCGCCCCGAGAGGTTcctggaggaggagaaggccgtGGAGGCCCACGGCAACGACTTCCGGTTCGTGCCCTTCGGCGTCGGCCGGCGGAGCTGCCCCGGGATCATCCTCGCGCTGCCCATCATCGGCATCACGCTGGGCAGGCTGGTACAGAACTTccagctgctgccgccgccggggcaggACAAGGTCGACACCACCGAGAAGCCCGGGCAGTTCAGCAACCAGATCGCCAAGCACGCCACCATTGTCTGCAAGCCGCTCGAGGCCTAG